From Azospirillum brasilense:
CTGCTCGCGCACGCCGGCCGGCTTGTAGCCCATTCCGGTCCCCTTCATGACGAGCATGTGCTGATACTCGCCGGAAGCGCCGCCGGCGTGAACATTGAAGATGGCGACGACGTCGTCGTTCCCGTCGCCGTCGATGTCGCCCTTCACCGCTTCGGCGTGACGCAGCCGGCCATGGTAGTGGTTGTCGATCCAATCAACCACGTCCGCGTAGGCCGGGTCGTCCAACGCCACCCGCTCCGTCGCCCAAGCGGCGCCGGCGACCGTTGCCAGTTCAGCTACGGCGAAGGCCGCGGCGAGGCCGTGGCGGAAGAAAAAGCTCATGCGTCTGTCTCCTCGGGAAGAGCGCGTCTGGAAGGACGCGCGTCGGTTCGCGCCGTCCATGCAGGTTTATCGTCTCCGGGCGACGCGCCGATGGGCCGCCCGGATCTCTCACTTCACTCGCGGGCTGCCGACATAGCCTTGACCGCTGTTGGGCAGGGTGCTGCCGACATAGCCTTGACCGCTGTTGGGCAGGGTGCTGCCGACATAGCCTTGACCGCTGTTGGGCAGGGTGCTGCCGACGTAGCCTTGACCGCTGTTGGGTAGAGTGCTGCCCACATAGCCTTGGTTGACCGTGGGCGCGCCGTAGCCATTTGGCGCAGGCAGCGCACGATAGCCGTTTCCGATGCAATCCTGCACGTAACCGGGTGCGGCGTTCTGCTGCATCCAATCCCGGCAGGAGGAACGCAGGCCATCAATGGATGTGCGCTTTGCCGCTTCGATCTCCGCGTGATGAATACGGTCCATCTCGGCGCGGGCGCGGTTGAACTGGCCCCAGGTCATGCGGCCGTCGGCAAAATTCTGGCCGACCGACCAGAAACGGTCCCGGGATGTGCGGATGGCGACGACGAATCCTCCCATCGACGGCGATCCAGCGACAGAGTCGAACGCGCGATCACAGTTGCGCCCAATGGCCAGATAAGTCCTCATGGCCTGACGGTTCTGCCCGTCAGGGTAGGATGGATCGTTGTAGTTGGCCTGGCTCATACTGGAAATACGCTCAGGAGATCGCACGTTCAAAACGTCCATCCCCGACTGATTCTGGATCTGATCATCGCAGGCCTGAAACTGAGACAGGGCAGCATTGAATTGCCGTTCGTCCGGCGAAACACCGAACGGTGAAATGCCGTTGCCAACACATGCCGAAAGAAGGGCAATGGGAATAGAAAAGATGATACGCGGAAAGAGGTTCATTGATTTTCCCTTTCAGATTGGTGAGGTTGTGCGAGAACCGAAGTGTTCTGTTTGAGTTAAGATAATATGCTTTCAGTTTTAATTGAAAAAGACTTTTGAAAAAGCAGAGAACGAGTGATCTGTCTGAGTTAATTTGGTGTCGATAGGTTTCAATTTGCCCGCCTCGTTATTAATTGCCGACTTTGGTCGATGTAAGCGCTGGCAGGGGTTTCTGAGAGAGAAAGCTTGGGGATGTTCTTTTCTTTTGTATGAGGAATCTTTGGGATTCTATTTCTATGTCGCGTTGCTATCAGAATCTTCATTTTGGTTCGATGTGCCTTTTTGTCACACTTCTGCAAGTCTTGTAGAGTATTCTACTGAAGGGTGAGGAGATTCTCGGCTACAGCACCTTCAGGCGGCAGTCCCGAACAGGGCGATGATGAAGGCGGCCGGGAGCGGGCATAGCGGTGGCGGGAAGGGCGGTGATCTGGTCTTTGGGTGCCATGGCCACTGCGGGCTGCGCTCGAGGGTGTGCGGCTCGGCGAGGCGGCGCAGGTGCTGACCGCCGACATCCAGTTGCGCTGCTTCGATCAGGAGAACTTCACTGACTGGAATGTCGATCTCGACGATCCTTCGGGACCGTGGACCCGCCTGCGGCGGTTCTCGCCCAAGGACGCGGACGGTGTTCCCACCGTCGGCATCTGGTGCATCGACGTCATTCCCGAGGATGGCAAGAGCGTGAAGACCGCCACTTCGAAGCGGATCATTCCGATCCACCCGCTGCTGCTCGAGCTCGGCTTCCTCGACGGCGTCGCCGCCCAGAAGCGGGCCGGCAAGCGGGACCTGTTTCCCGGCCTCCGGTTGGAGAACGCAAACCGCGACGGCGAGAACCTCCGGCAGTGATTCCGCCGCTGCCTCGACTGCGTCGGCATGAGGCGGCAGCGTCTGCCGTTTCAATCGTTGCGGCACAGCGCCGGCCCGCTCCTGCTCAACCGCGAGGTTCCGGATGTCAGAAGTCAGCGAACTGAAGTGGCACGCGCAGCCGGGGAAGACCCGGAACCGCTCCTACAAGGGTGCGACGCTGGCGAAGCCGACCGAGGCGATCACGTCGCTCAACGACCGCGTGCACACGGCCATGGCCGATGGTCAGCTGTGCCTGGTGGCGCCGCTGGCGGGCATGCAAGCGCGGAGGTGCCCGCCGGTCCGGAGGACGTCCTCGAGGTGCGAACGGATATTCCCTTCCCAGCGTCGCACGGATGTGGCGCCCTCGATTAAGGAACAGAACGCATGACCGACACGAACGACACGGAGCGCATGGTCCTCATCGCCACACTGAAGCGGGATGCGGATTCGTTTGAGACGGTTGGCAGGGCCGTCGCCGACGCCCTGTTCACGGTCCGCCACGCGGCGGTGCCGCTGACCGGTCAGGACTCGGCGATGGAGGCGATGCTCGAGGGGTTGAACCAGGCGATGGTCAATTCGGCCCAACTGACCGAGGCGCTCCGTAGGTTGGCCCGCCGGGTGGAGCGCGATGAGATGAGCGGGGCATGAGATAGCGGAGATCCTCGCCCGCCCGCACTACCTCGATCGCAGAGGCTATGCGTCCTGGACCTTGGCTCCGCTGGTACCGGAAAGCGCCTCGGCGACGGTCGAGTAGCGAAGCCTGCCACCTTTCGCCTTGGCGGCCGGGTGTGGGAATACCCGGTCGCCTCCGCGTGGAAACGGTGCTCGTTCGGTGAAGCGCGGCGGGCCAGGACCACCAATTCGATCGGGCGTCCCGCGAGGGGGAGATCCGCAAGGTGCCTGCAATTGCGGCTATGCACCCGGCTTGAGTGGTTGCCGCATCCCGGGCACGGGCTGCCCGGGCTCGCATGCCGTACGGTGATCCGTGTTCGGGCGCCGTCATAGGTGGCCCCTTCCACAATAATGCCACGCGGCACCAAGGCTGCCGGTCGGAGAGTCTGCGGCATGCGGCAGGGACAACTGTACCCGTTCTTCAGCGCCATGTTTCAGCCAGGAAGTGATGACGGCTTCTACGGGAATCTACGGGAATCGATTCAAACGAGGGCACGCGGCAAGGCGGACACCTGCCTCCGTGCTGCTCGGAAGCCGAAGCCTGATGACGCCCGTATGGGAATCGCACACAACGGTGGACATCCATGGAGGAGCAGAGGAAGCGGTCCAGAAGGTCGAGCACCTGCTGGCCGGTCCTGGTGCGTCAGGACGGTGATGCGGAGGCGTTCGCCAGCCGGGCACGGGCCTCACCGCAGGGGCGATGGACGGTCAAGCCCGGTTGGTGGGACCATCCCGCCAGGGAGTGTGGGGAAGAGGAACCGGCATGGCGGAACGGGGCAGTGTCGCGCCGATCTGGCGCTCGTCTTTTCAGGGGGCGATGTGGGACCTGACCGTCGGCAACGGGCACGCCGTCGTCTACGATGACGCGCGTGCGGCAGGCTGGACCGTCGCCATCTTCACCGGCGGCCTGTCCGTTGTTGAGGAGCGCGACGCCGGCCCGCGCGCCGCGGCGATGGAGCAGGCGCTGCGGTTGCTCGCCGATCACGGCTTGGCGAGCGCCCACGAAATCGCCGCGGCGCTCCGCCGCCTCCCAGAAACCTCGGGCGCGGCGCGGGACAGCGCCTGACGCCGCGCCTCCGCCGGGGTGAAAGGCCGAAGTCCGCCGGCCAGGACGCTCCGCGGACGGTCTCATCGGCGCACCGGAATCCGGCCGCACCATCCCGCGCGTGCTGCAGATGCCCGCCGGACGGAGTGCTCCCATGTCCGGGTCAGCGAACTGATGGGACATGCCCAGCAGGGGCAGCCCCGGAAACGCTCCTACAAGGGCGCGCGGCTGGCGAAGCTGACTGAGGCGATCGCGTCGATTAACGACCGCCTCTACACGGTGAGGGGCGGCGGCCAGCAGTGCCTGGTGCCGCCGGCGGGTGCTCGAGTGAGAAAGCTTCCACAGGTTCGGAGGACGTCCTCAACGAGCGAACTGATCTTCCCTTCCCGGCACCGCACGAACGTGGAGCCCTCGGTAAGGAACGGAACGCATGACTGACATGACCGACACGGAGCGCATGGTCCTCGTCACCACGCTGAGGTGTGACGTGGAAGCGCTCAGGGAGGTGGGTGAAGCCGTCACCGATGCCATGGTCGCTGTCTATCGGACGGCGGTGCCGCTGGCGAAGCAGGAAGAGGCGCTTGATGGAATGCTCGAGGGGTTGAATCAGGCAATGGTCAAATCGCTCGAACTGGCCAGGGCGCTCCACAGGCTGGCCCGCCGCGTGGAGAAGGATGAGATCAGCGGGCATGAGTTGGCGGACATTCTCGCCCGCAAACACTATCTCGATCGCCAGGGCTACACATCCTGGACCTCAGCTTTGCCGGTGGCGAAAAGTGATCCGGCGCCGGGCGAATAGCGAGGCCGGTCAGCTTTTGCCTTCGCGGCCGGGTGCGGGAATGCCGCGAACCCGTCCTGCGCAGGCGGAGGGCGCCGCTTCGCTCTTGGAAGCAGGCGATCGTGTCATTCATTCCTCGGCGTTGCCGCGCGCCGCGATGCAGCTGACCGGGCATCGCTCCGAGCGCGCGTTCGCCGGATACGTCGAGGATCGCGACGCCGTCGTGGACGATGCCGGACGCTACCCGCCGCTCTGATGGGGGGCGCTCCCGGAGGCGTTGCCAGCGGGCACCGGATCCACGGCCTCCTGCTCGAGGAGGAGGCCGGTTTCCACAATCGTCCGGGCGATGATCCCGACCGCTCCGGGGCGCCGGCTGAGCGCTGTCACGTCGCTTGCGCGCCCGGCACGCCCGAAGCGGCGCACGGTCAATGCGTCCATCAGGTGCGGAACGACCGCGGCCCCGAGGCTGTCCTCCAGATGGCCGGCGATGCGCGCGCCGCCGGCGTCGACGTCGCCCCAATGGAACAGGCGGGGTGGCGTCGGGGCCGCGCGGAGCAGATGGCGCAGCGCCCGAATCACGGCGAGGCTCGGGAATCCCCCGGTGTAGACCACGCACACGTCCGCCTGCCGCGCCTCGCGCACCTGGCGGTGAAAGGACGTGAGGTTCTCGATCGTCAGAATCGAAAAGGGGCCTTCGCCGTCCCAGGACAGCCCGTCCAGCCATTCGCGCTGGACGGCCACGAAGGGCGGAGCCGTGCCGGGCAGCAGGCCGTCCTCCGGCGTGTTCCCGAAGCGGACGGTCACCGGACCGCTGAGGAAGACCGGGGCCGGGAAACGCGTCAGGCCGAAGCGGGCGAGGAGCTCGTCGTCGGAAAGCCCCTCGTCCGTCGTCGGGGCGGGGCCCGACGACGGGGCGGCCTCCGCGTCCTCGGCGTCGACCTGGGCCACCGAGCGCAGCATCCGCACCAGCCCGGCCCGGTGCCGTTCGACGATCTTGCTGGCGTCGTTCGGATGCGTCGGGAACACCCGCACGGAGAAGGTCCGCGGATCGGCGCCCTCCGCCTCGCCGCGCGCCAGCGCCGCGAGGATCCGGAAGCGCTGGTCGATGCCGGCCTCGTCCGACGGCGCCAGCCCGAACGCGCTGTCGCCGCGCGCCCAGCGGCCGCAGGCGCGCTCGGCGAGCCCGTCGAGCCAGCGGGCGTCGGCCGGCAGGAGCCGGCGGATCCGCTCGCCCAGGTCCCGGGCCTGCGCCGTCGCCCGCCGCACGCCGAGGAACGCGGCGAGCGCCTCCAGATCGGCGAGCAGGACCTTGTCCACGAGGTGGGCGCGCTCGTGCTTGCCCATGCGGACCTCGACGGCGCCGGCCGCTTCCGCCGCGGCGAGCGCCTTGAGGAAGCGCGCCTCGTCCTGGCCGGTCGGCAGCCGCGCGTAGTCCGGCTTCTCCGCCACGGCCGCGCCGTCCCGGCGCCGGTCGCCCCGCCGCAGCAGGCGCCCCAGCAAGTCGCGCGCCGGGCCGTCGAGGACCGCCGGTGGGCGGGACGCCGTCACCCGACGCCTCCCGACGCGCCGGCCGCGTGCTCCTTGAAGGCCGCAAAGCCCAGCAGCCGCGGGTTCTCCGAGCGGAAGCGCTCCCGGGCCAGCTCCTTGACGTGCTGCGTGTCGATCATCACCGAGGTGCCGATGCGGGAGATCGTCACGATCGTCTCCATGAGCTGCTCGAAGGTCGTCCGCTCCTTATCGGGCGCGGCGATCACCGTCTGCAGGCCGATGCTCCGGTTGAAGGCGAGCACCTCGTCGATCACCGCGGCGTCCATCTTGTTGAACGCCTCGTCGAACAGGGCCAGGGAAATTCCGCCGTCGAGCCCCTTGCGATCCGGATAGGCGGTTGCCGCGAGGGCGGCGCCGATCGCGACGTAGAAGGGAACCTGCAGCTGGCCGCCGGACGCCGTGCCGATGCGCCGCGCCAGGTCCGTCTTGACCACGCCCTTGCTGTTCAGCATCTCGAGCCGGAACTCGAAATACCGCCGCGGGTCCTCGATGTCGCCGATGCCGGCGTCGGGGTCGGTGGCGATCTCCTGCAAGCGCTTGAGCGCCCGCGCGCTCTCCTCGTCCAGACCGTCGGCGTCCTTGGGGGCGGTGTTGAACAGCGGCATGTCGAAGGTCGGGTCGGACGACCGCTCGATGAGCGCGATCATGTCCCGGTAGCCCGGCGCCTCCTGGCGCGCGAAGCGGTACGTCAGACCGTGGAACGAGCGCTTGCGCAGCTGCCGGTTCAGCTCCTCGAGAAGCCCGCCCATCGCGTCGAACGCACCGCGCATCTTTCCGACGAAGTCCTCCTTGAAGGTTTGGATCGCCTCCAGCCGCGCCCGGGCCGCCTCGGCCTCCTTGCGCACGAGCTCGTTGTCGCGCAGGTTGGCGTCCTCGGCGGCGACCCACGCGGCGACCGCGTCGATCTCAGCCATCCGGTCGTCGTCGGACGCGTCCGCCGCCGCGTCATCGGCCAGAGGCCCCGCCGGCACGCACGCCGGGCGCGGAAGGTCGGAACGTCGGAGGTACTCCCGAACGGCTTCCAGGAAAGCGTCCTCGGTGGCGGCGAGGCGCTTGTCACTGCGGAGCAGAACGTAATCGTCCAGGTGAGCAAGGGCGGCCGGCAGCCATCGCGGATCGTCGGCCGGGTTCTCGACGATCGTGAACTCCTCCATCAGCACGCGGTCGAACTCGGGACGCCCCGGGTCGCCGTCCGCGGTCAGAACGGCCCGACGCTCCTCGGCCTGCGACGCCTCCATCACGCGATCGGCGTAGGCGAGCGCCCCCGCGACCTTGTCCCGCAGGTCCGCGATGCTTCGCTCACTCGCGCCGATGGAGTCGCGCACGCCCTGCAGGGCGCCCTCGATGCGTCCCTTGTCCGCCGTGGCCTCGCGGATGGCCTCTTCGGTCGCGTGGAGATCCGCCTTGGCGGCGCGGATCGCCTCGATCAGCGATCGGTCCTGCGCGGACTCGAGCTGCTGCCGTCGCGTTTCGGCATCGGCACGGTCCTGCGCGATCCGGCCGAAATCGGCCAGGCTCGCCGCGAGACCGGGCGCCGTGAGCCGCTCCAGTTCCGCCACCGCGTCCCGCAGGGCGCGCTCGGCGCAGCGCAGGCGCGTCAATTCGGTCTCCTGTTCGGCTAGATGCGTCTCCGCGCTCCGACGGCTCTCCTCCACCGAGTCCAGCATGCCCTGGGTGTCGATTTTGCCGAGCAGGAACGGGACCGGCGCCCGCAACTTGCGCACCGTGCGGCCGCCCGCGGACATCAGGTCCCGGGTGATGGCGGCGTCCTCGCGGCGGAGATCGGCCTCCGTATCGACCATCAGGATGCCGCCCAACGCGTAGTCCAGGAAAGCCCGCGCGTGGCGATCCTCGGCGGCGATGGCCGTCGCCAGCGACCCGGCTTTCGCCGGCCGCGTCTCCGCGGTCTTGGTGGTGTTGACGACCATCGCGCCGTCGAGGCCCTGCTGCCGGCGATAGGTCTTGAGGGCTTGCTCGTAGGCGCCGGGTTCGACGAGGAGGGCTTCGCGGCGATCGCCGAGCGCCGCTTCGGCGGCGGCGCGCCACTCCTCGTCGAGGTCCGTCACGCGCTCGCAAAGCGGGGTTGCTTCGATGCCGTCCGCCCGCAGCGCGCGCATGAGGGCGAGCGTCCGGTCTGACAGCAAACGCTTGCCGGCACGAACGCGTTCCGCATTCTCGCGGTTGAGCTCGAGTTGTTTGTTGAGCTCGGTGATGCGGGCCTGTGCCGCGCCGATCTTCACGTCCACCGCGTCCAGAGCGGACCTCAGGGCCGCTGGCGCGGCGGACGCCAGGAGGGCGGCCGAGAGACGCACCTTGTCCTCCGCCGGCAACTTGCCGCCTGTGGCGATCTGCGTCCGCAGCGTCGGATCGATCCGGTTCATGGCCTCGGGCGCGACAGCCTCCGCAAAGGGCGCGGCGAGCGCGAACCGGGCGACCAGCCGCCCGGCGGCCACCACGGACTCCTGGCTCCGCCATTCGCCGAGACGCACGTCGATCTCGCGGATTTTGACCGCCACGCTGTTCAACGCCAGGGTGTCGGAGTTCGCCGCATGAGCCGCCTCGAGAGTCCGGAGGTGGTCCGCGTCGGCCGTTTTCTGTTCCTCGAGCCGTCCCAGAGCGGCGGTCTTCTCGGCAACGGCGTTCTCGATGGCGCCCTTCCGGGCCATGAGCTGACCGAGCTTCGCGCAGGCGAGGTGAAGGTGCCCCTGCAGGGACGCCAGACGGCGGCGGGCCAAGGTGGACCTCTGGCTGCGGACGTTGCCGACGCGGGACCCGAGCGCCTCGACCTGCGTCAGCCGATCCTTCAGCTCGGCGATCTTCTTCTCGATCTCGGCGTACCGAGCGATGGACGCTCGCATGTCCGCGACGGACACGGGCTGGCTGTCGAGGATGAAGTTGCGCACGAATTCGGTGGCCGAGGTGACCGACTTGAACGTGACCGCGTTGCGGAGGTTCTTCAGGAACTTGTTCTTGTCCATCCGGCCGAATTCGGTTCCGGCGATCAGGCAGATCTCGGAGACGAAGAGTTCGGGGCCGGTCGGAGTGTGCAGCGTCAGCGCGTCGTCCGCGGCGATGCGCGCGCGCGCCTCGTCCCATGGCAGCGCCTCGCTCCAGCGCGTCCCGTCGGGGGCGGTGCCGGTGTCGGCGACGTCGTCGGTGGTCAGGATGCGCCCTTCGACGATGAACAGCGCCGCGACGGTCTCCCGCGCCATCTCCCGATGCGCCTCGAGGCAGACGCCGAGCGTCACCTCGCGGCCGGCGTCGGTCCGGCGGAATCCCATGAGGAGGTAGGTGATCGCCTGTTCACGCAGGAACGTGGCGCCTTCCGCGTCGCTGTCAGTCTCCACGTCGTCGATCGCGCCGAGGCAGTAGTCGCGCACACTGCGCCGGGACTTCGTGACACGGGCGATCTCGTCGTTCTGGACCGAGGCGTTGAGCCGCAGGCGGGAGCGGTCGTCGCCGGTGAGGACCGTCTGCAGCGCGTCGAGGATCGCCGACTTGCCGGCGCCGTTGTGGCCGAGGATGGCGGTCCGCCCGTCGATCCGGATGTCCTCCTTGAAGAAGGCGTACCAGTTCACGAACCTCATGTGGCGCAGCTCGAAGTACGAGGGCCGTCGGGTGTCCGCGGCGCCGTCCCGCGCGCCGGCATCCAGCGGGGGCGTGATCGTGCTGTCCGGCATCGCCGGCCTCGCAGGGTTCGTGGTCGCGGAACGGGACGCGGTCGTCGCCGTCCGGCGCGTCGTCCGGTCCGTCCCCGTCCGGACGGTCGTCCTCGGCGTCGATGAGACCGGAGGGAACGGTCGACCGGCCCGCGTCCGCTCCGGCGCCCTCCGCAACCGTTTGGGCGTAGCGGAGCAGGGACTCCAGGCTCGCCTCGCTCATTGCGAGACGGATGGCGGGCCGAATTTCGAGCGTCGCGTCCTGTCCGTTGTCGTCCAGCGCGCGCACGAGGCCGTGGCGCTGAAAGCGGCGGACGATCTCGACGCAACGGGTGAGGGGCGGGCGCCGGCGTTGGGCCCGCTCCTCGATCAGCGTCCAGACCTCGCCGAGCGTGGTGTCGCACCGGCCGCGTTCCTTGAGGTCGAACGACGCGATCCGTTCCGCGTGAATGACCCGCAGCGCCAGCAGAAACAGTGTCTCGTCCAGTTTCAGCGTGCGCGGCGCGGCCCCGTCCTGGTCGAGGATGCCAACCAGACGCTCGCGCTCGTCGATCACGAGGTCGAAGCCCATGGCGTCGAACAGCGATTCGAGGTAGGGCCGGTGCCGTCGCGCCAGCTCGTAGGGTTTCGCGCCGCCGTGGTCATCGGCGTAGATGAACTGGCGATCCCACAGGGCGCGGACGGCAGCGCGCAGATCGCCCTCCAGCGTCTCGGCTTCCTTGCCCGTCGCCCGGTCGAGAATCGTCTGCAGGTCGCTCAGCATCGGTCAGTCCTCGGCGCGGACGGTAGGGAGGGAACGGCGAAGCACGAAGTCGCGGGCGATCAACCAGTCGTTCTCGACCAGACCGTCGCGGTGCTCGATCTCGAAGCCGTCGGGCAACGGAATCCGCGCGATGGGCAGGGCCCGCAGCGCCGAGAAGACGAGGAACTCCTCGATGTCCTTCGGCGGGATGTCGCGGGCGCTCACCTCGTCCCGCCCGCCGGCCTCCGCCTCCTCGATCTTGCGGCGGACGTAGGCCATGAACTGCGTCCGCGTCAGCTGCATCCGGCGGTCGAAGGTCAGCTTGGCGCGCTCGAAGGCCTGCTGGAGGGGGTCGAGCGCCGGCTGCGCGTAACGCCGCTTGTGCACCGGCGGGCGCGGCCGCTCGGGACGCGCGAGGCGTTCGCCGCCGATGTGCGACGGCGTGTCGAACAGCGCGGTCTCGAAGACGACCGGCTCGTCGTTGCCGAGGTGCGGCACGGACCGCGCCAGCGCCGCCAGCCCCGTGGCGAACCGTTCGGCGCGGCCGGTCTCGAGGGAGTCCATGTACCGCAGCGTGTTCTCAAAGCGCCGTTCGATGTTGGCTTTGGTCCGGTCGATGCGCGCACGGAAGGTTTCGATCACCTCCATCGACAGCCGGATGTCGCGGAGATCCTCGTCGAGCTTGGCCTGCGCGTCCTGCACCGAGTCCGCGACTCCCTGGGCCACGAGGTTGTCGGCGATGGTCGCGCACAGCTCGGCGTCGGAGCCGATCCGGTCGACCAGCTCGAGGATGCGGTAGCGGTGGCGGTAGGGATGGTTCCGCACCGAGGTCAGCTTGCGGTAGTCGCTGATGACGATGCGCTTGACGAACTCGTCGAAGAACGTGCGGACCAGGCCGTTCAGGGTCGCCTGCTCGAGGAGCGTCTTCTCGATCTCGGCAAGCGATCCCACGACACCACGGGCGTACCGCGCGAACTCGCGGGCGCGCTGGGCGGCCTCGGCGACGCCCTGCGCGTTGCCCGCGCCGTCCTCGGTCGCCTTGTCGAGGGTGCCGACCACGCTGAGCACGGTGCCGCCGAAGGTCTCCGACCGCGGCCGCGCCAGGGCGCACAGCCCGCCCAAAAGCTGGGCGACCTCGACGTCCATGTCCACGTGAATCGACCATCCGTCCCGCTGCTCGCGCAGCCATCCGGTCTCGACCAGCTCGGCGTAGGCGAGCTGCGGCGTCAGACGGAACTCGTCGCGCTCTTCCGGCGCCAGACCGGGCACGTATGACTCGAGGAACGTCTCGATGTCCGCCGACACGTCGTCCCGCGTCGGCTGCCGCGTTGTGTCGAGGCCGAACAGACCGTCGTGCAGCCTCGCCAGGAGGGCGGCGTACGCGTGACGGTACTTGCCGGTAAGCAACCGGAAGATGTCGTCCGGCAACCCTCCAAACAGCACGCTCGCCTCCTCGCTTCCCCACGCCACGGTGCGGCTGGGACGATAGATACCGTTCCGTCGGCAGGAAAAGGAAAATTGCGCGGCATGCGTGCCGTGGGGCCCATTAAAAGCACAATGAATAGGCCCTTTGGCATGAATCATTCTCGTTGGATTGCAGGGCTGTTCCCAGAAAGGACATCTGTCCCGCCCACCCACGTCGGAAAAGCGGCCCGCCGTGCACCTGCGGCGCGCAGCCATGGCCGTACTTTTCGGTTGCAGTGGCGTGCTGCGAGCGTGTCGGGGACGCGGACTGGCGCAATCGGACACGGGTGCCGGGCAGCGATCGCCACGCCGTCGCTGTCATGCACTCTTTCGCTTCGGGGCGCCGGGCGGTATCAGCGGGTATTCCGGTACGCCGTTGTCCAGTGTCCGCTGGATGGCGAACGTCCTTCCGGTCAGGCGTTCTGGCGACGACGCGCCGGTACCCTGATCCGCCCGCGCAGGCCGGCGGTCGCGGCGGCACTGACCAACTCGGTCAGGATCGCACCCAGGCCGTACAACGTCGCCGCCTTGATCACCACCGGGCAGTCGCCAGGATCGGCCAGCGCCGCGCGGATCCTGTGGCCCTGCACCACCAGGGCGGCGACGCTCTCGAGAATGCGTCTCTCGCGCAGGTCATGGCTGCGGGCGGCGAAGAAGGCCTCGGCGTTGCGCCGCTCGGTCGCCGTCAGCTCGGCGGCGACGCGGGACGGCAGGCCCTCGGCGTCCAGGGGCAGCGTGGCGACGACCCGCTGCCGGTTCCGGCCGATCGCGGGGTCGTAGCGGACGCTGATCACCTGAAGGCAGCCGGCTCCACGCTTGCCCCTGCGCTCGCGGATCATCGCGGTCCTCCGGTCGTCGGGTGTGAGGCGGGCGCTTCCCGTCCGCTGGCGGACGGGGCTCGACAGCCGGCGGACCGGCATTGTCCGCCTTTTCCGGAAAGCGTCTCCGCCGCGCTCCAGTTCGCCGCATTCGCCGTCATCGCCATCCTCACCATCCGTTCATCGGTGCGCCGGGGATATGGGTTTGACCGGCTGCCGGCATCCCTCGCCGTCCCTCCATTTCCTCACCGCAGTACGCGCAGCGGGCCTCGCGATGCCCCTCGCCGAGGGGCGTCGCCTTTCCTCCCTTGTTCTTCTAATTCGACGGATTCAATGATTCAGAGAGCGAAAAGCCACGCCCGATCAATCGGTTGCCAACGCCATTCCGGCGTCTGTTCGGGGGGTTCCCGGCATTCGTTCGGAGGGATCCCGGCATCTGTTCGGGAGGGTTCCGGCATTCGTTCGGGGCCATCCCGGCATCCATTCGGGGGCGTTCCCGAGCAAGGCCGTCATCGGCGGACGAAATCCGGCAAAGGCT
This genomic window contains:
- a CDS encoding SbcC/MukB-like Walker B domain-containing protein — protein: MRFVNWYAFFKEDIRIDGRTAILGHNGAGKSAILDALQTVLTGDDRSRLRLNASVQNDEIARVTKSRRSVRDYCLGAIDDVETDSDAEGATFLREQAITYLLMGFRRTDAGREVTLGVCLEAHREMARETVAALFIVEGRILTTDDVADTGTAPDGTRWSEALPWDEARARIAADDALTLHTPTGPELFVSEICLIAGTEFGRMDKNKFLKNLRNAVTFKSVTSATEFVRNFILDSQPVSVADMRASIARYAEIEKKIAELKDRLTQVEALGSRVGNVRSQRSTLARRRLASLQGHLHLACAKLGQLMARKGAIENAVAEKTAALGRLEEQKTADADHLRTLEAAHAANSDTLALNSVAVKIREIDVRLGEWRSQESVVAAGRLVARFALAAPFAEAVAPEAMNRIDPTLRTQIATGGKLPAEDKVRLSAALLASAAPAALRSALDAVDVKIGAAQARITELNKQLELNRENAERVRAGKRLLSDRTLALMRALRADGIEATPLCERVTDLDEEWRAAAEAALGDRREALLVEPGAYEQALKTYRRQQGLDGAMVVNTTKTAETRPAKAGSLATAIAAEDRHARAFLDYALGGILMVDTEADLRREDAAITRDLMSAGGRTVRKLRAPVPFLLGKIDTQGMLDSVEESRRSAETHLAEQETELTRLRCAERALRDAVAELERLTAPGLAASLADFGRIAQDRADAETRRQQLESAQDRSLIEAIRAAKADLHATEEAIREATADKGRIEGALQGVRDSIGASERSIADLRDKVAGALAYADRVMEASQAEERRAVLTADGDPGRPEFDRVLMEEFTIVENPADDPRWLPAALAHLDDYVLLRSDKRLAATEDAFLEAVREYLRRSDLPRPACVPAGPLADDAAADASDDDRMAEIDAVAAWVAAEDANLRDNELVRKEAEAARARLEAIQTFKEDFVGKMRGAFDAMGGLLEELNRQLRKRSFHGLTYRFARQEAPGYRDMIALIERSSDPTFDMPLFNTAPKDADGLDEESARALKRLQEIATDPDAGIGDIEDPRRYFEFRLEMLNSKGVVKTDLARRIGTASGGQLQVPFYVAIGAALAATAYPDRKGLDGGISLALFDEAFNKMDAAVIDEVLAFNRSIGLQTVIAAPDKERTTFEQLMETIVTISRIGTSVMIDTQHVKELARERFRSENPRLLGFAAFKEHAAGASGGVG
- a CDS encoding Wadjet anti-phage system protein JetD domain-containing protein, which gives rise to MTASRPPAVLDGPARDLLGRLLRRGDRRRDGAAVAEKPDYARLPTGQDEARFLKALAAAEAAGAVEVRMGKHERAHLVDKVLLADLEALAAFLGVRRATAQARDLGERIRRLLPADARWLDGLAERACGRWARGDSAFGLAPSDEAGIDQRFRILAALARGEAEGADPRTFSVRVFPTHPNDASKIVERHRAGLVRMLRSVAQVDAEDAEAAPSSGPAPTTDEGLSDDELLARFGLTRFPAPVFLSGPVTVRFGNTPEDGLLPGTAPPFVAVQREWLDGLSWDGEGPFSILTIENLTSFHRQVREARQADVCVVYTGGFPSLAVIRALRHLLRAAPTPPRLFHWGDVDAGGARIAGHLEDSLGAAVVPHLMDALTVRRFGRAGRASDVTALSRRPGAVGIIARTIVETGLLLEQEAVDPVPAGNASGSAPHQSGG
- a CDS encoding Wadjet anti-phage system protein JetA family protein, with product MLFGGLPDDIFRLLTGKYRHAYAALLARLHDGLFGLDTTRQPTRDDVSADIETFLESYVPGLAPEERDEFRLTPQLAYAELVETGWLREQRDGWSIHVDMDVEVAQLLGGLCALARPRSETFGGTVLSVVGTLDKATEDGAGNAQGVAEAAQRAREFARYARGVVGSLAEIEKTLLEQATLNGLVRTFFDEFVKRIVISDYRKLTSVRNHPYRHRYRILELVDRIGSDAELCATIADNLVAQGVADSVQDAQAKLDEDLRDIRLSMEVIETFRARIDRTKANIERRFENTLRYMDSLETGRAERFATGLAALARSVPHLGNDEPVVFETALFDTPSHIGGERLARPERPRPPVHKRRYAQPALDPLQQAFERAKLTFDRRMQLTRTQFMAYVRRKIEEAEAGGRDEVSARDIPPKDIEEFLVFSALRALPIARIPLPDGFEIEHRDGLVENDWLIARDFVLRRSLPTVRAED